One Eremothecium cymbalariae DBVPG#7215 chromosome 2, complete sequence DNA window includes the following coding sequences:
- a CDS encoding uncharacterized protein (similar to Ashbya gossypii AFL157C) — MDYRIAKRSSISFGSYQRPMEQFQNAGGSGIYQRQIPMLYNPRTNMEPQGPNTCTFDHSSPQFALDWSVGDKVAVGSYKEDSFNKVVILEAGSELLQWESTLQAHVIYPVSRIQWMPMSSEKLATCSDSLRIWSLGDQLKEQVNLSLVKYGKGVGDVANGHTLGKLPPVTSFDWNSIDTNIILSSSIDTTCTVWDLQASNYVKTQLIAHDSEVFDAKFLTQSSNLFASCGGDGSVRVFDLRCLAHSTIIYEPQSQIQTHTPSQIQLSAQGHDDGHARKNNQNAAETSLAVSSLESQALLRLEPSPFDPNILATIQQDSNVVIILDMRYPGSPILTLNGHYCALNQLRWHPSKPNVLATCGDDCQILYWDLLDSLNGGTISSGIPQQRWTSTNTVHFLETPQMSYTAQNEVNNMVWRPKGDWIGYVAGKQFRNIRI, encoded by the coding sequence atggattATAGGATTGCTAAGAGGAGCTCAATTTCATTTGGAAGTTACCAGAGGCCGATGGAGCAATTCCAGAATGCTGGGGGGAGTGGAATCTACCAGCGACAAATTCCCATGCTGTACAACCCGCGGACGAATATGGAGCCTCAGGGTCCCAACACATGCACATTTGATCATAGTTCGCCACAATTCGCTTTGGATTGGAGTGTGGGGGACAAGGTTGCTGTTGGTTCTTACAAGGAGGACTCATTTAATAAAGTGGTGATCTTGGAGGCGGGTTCTGAACTGCTGCAGTGGGAGAGCACGCTACAGGCGCATGTGATATATCCGGTTTCTAGGATACAGTGGATGCCCATGAGCTCGGAGAAGCTTGCGACATGTTCGGACTCGTTGAGGATATGGTCTTTAGGGGACCAATTGAAGGAGCAGGTGAATCTGTCGTTGGTGAAGTATGGGAAAGGAGTTGGGGATGTAGCGAATGGGCACACTCTTGGCAAACTGCCACCTGTGACGTCGTTTGACTGGAATTCGATAGATACGAATATTATTCTTTCGAGCTCTATTGATACTACTTGCACCGTCTGGGACCTGCAAGCGTCAAATTATGTGAAGACTCAATTGATAGCCCATGACTCAGAGGTGTTTGATGCTAAGTTTCTAACACAATCAAGCAATTTATTTGCAAGCTGTGGCGGCGATGGTTCTGTGCGAGTGTTTGACTTGAGATGTCTTGCTCACAGCACTATCATCTACGAACCACAGTCTCAGATACAGACACATACCCCTTCGCAAATCCAGCTTTCAGCGCAAGGCCACGATGATGGACATGCGCGGAAAAACAACCAGAATGCAGCTGAGACGTCCTTAGCAGTGTCGTCACTTGAGAGTCAAGCATTGCTAAGATTGGAGCCCTCTCCATTTGATCCTAATATTCTTGCAACCATACAGCAAGATTCTAATGTTGTGATTATCTTGGACATGAGGTACCCTGGCTCACCGATTCTTACGCTCAACGGCCATTACTGTGCGCTTAACCAACTCCGGTGGCATCCTTCTAAGCCTAATGTGCTTGCGACATGTGGAGATGATTGCCAAATACTATACTGGGATCTTCTCGATAGTTTAAATGGTGGAACGATTTCAAGTGGAATACCGCAACAGCGTTGGACATCCACAAATACAGTACACTTTTTAGAAACCCCACAAATGTCATATACAGCACAGAATGAGGTGAATAACATGGTATGGAGACCTAAGGGGGATTGGATTGGATATGTGGCGGGTAAGCAATTTCGGAACATAAGGATATAG
- the MRPS17 gene encoding mitochondrial 37S ribosomal protein uS17m (similar to Ashbya gossypii AFL156W), whose translation MARQNFVGLVVSQGKMQKTVKVRVENKVFNKRINKEMFNRKDYLVHDEGEVSREGDLVRIEATRPLSKRKFFSIAEIIRNKGQQFAVFQSQAKVSVASEEAEKTKEFLDRRAAKQEEDSVLLQDVLKLQAAYVNSGTDSAEIEEIKKRHGIGELTADSVRQLLQLDIESVHAKIMADRACIDSITSRVSDLLQDDAVSNEFLSSRGVENPSSLKKNIKKNLLRKHLMKEQGIL comes from the coding sequence ATGGCACGTCAGAACTTTGTTGGGCTTGTGGTAAGTCAGGGGAAGATGCAAAAGACGGTTAAAGTTCGGGTGGAAAATAAGGTTTTCAATAAGAGGATTAATAAGGAGATGTTTAATAGGAAGGACTATCTGGTACATGATGAGGGGGAGGTTTCTAGGGAGGGAGACTTAGTGCGTATAGAGGCTACTCGACCTTTGTCCAAGAGGAAGTTTTTTTCTATTGCAGAGATCATTAGGAACAAGGGACAGCAGTTTGCAGTATTCCAGTCGCAAGCCAAGGTGAGTGTTGCGTCTGAGGAGGCAGAAAAGACGAAGGAGTTTTTGGACAGACGAGCAGCCaagcaggaggaggattCTGTTTTGTTGCAAgatgttttgaagttgcagGCTGCCTACGTGAACAGTGGGACGGATAGTGCCGAGATTGAGGAGATTAAGAAGCGGCATGGCATCGGTGAGTTGACTGCGGACTCTGTCCGGCAGTTGCTGCAGCTTGATATAGAGTCGGTGCATGCCAAAATAATGGCGGATCGGGCGTGCATTGATAGTATTACTTCCCGTGTGTCGGATCTTCTTCAAGACGATGCAGTGTCTAATGAGTTTCTATCTTCCAGAGGTGTTGAAAATCCGTCTTccttgaagaagaacatcaAGAAGAACCTGCTGAGAAAGCATTTGATGAAGGAACAGGGAATCttgtaa
- the RBD2 gene encoding putative rhomboid protease RBD2 (similar to Ashbya gossypii AFL155C), whose amino-acid sequence MNWKSLIPFNHSKPGALSSGLCIFLTLLYILNWVFPINNGILLSTASLKKIQLNRLTLYPLAHLSLAHLVFNCMSLFPQLTIFEAVHGTFYTAIVLNMLALFTAVFYCLLGMLFFPNSQVGGASGWCFSLLGYYSAKESELRPYYQVTANHKIPTILFPLILVVLLSLLLPQSSFWGHIIGLCLGYLMAIKEPWLQYITPPSWAITKIETWMDKWISLIPSFVVYYRENNASRNHGYISIYQDDQLPLYNDNFQGQGRVVGP is encoded by the coding sequence ATGAACTGGAAATCTTTGATACCATTCAATCACTCAAAACCAGGAGCTTTGAGTTCAGGACTCTGTATTTTCCTTACATTGTTGTACATTCTGAACTGGGTTTTCCCAATAAACAATGGTATACTTTTGAGTACTGCGTCCCTGAAGAAGATACAATTGAATAGATTAACACTATATCCTTTAGCACATTTATCTTTGGCACATTTGGTATTCAACTGCATGTCTTTGTTCCCACAGTTAACGATTTTCGAGGCCGTTCATGGGACGTTTTACACTGCAATTGTTCTAAATATGCTGGCTTTGTTCACCGCTGTGTTCTATTGTCTGCTCGGAATGCTGTTCTTTCCTAATTCTCAAGTGGGGGGTGCAAGTGGCTGGTGTTTTTCCCTGCTTGGGTACTACTCTGCAAAGGAGTCTGAACTACGCCCATACTATCAGGTCACAGCCAATCACAAGATTCCCACTATTCTGTTCCCATTGATCCTGGTAGTGCTGTTAAGTCTGCTTCTGCCACAGAGCAGCTTCTGGGGACATATAATTGGACTCTGTTTAGGCTATTTAATGGCCATTAAGGAGCCATGGTTACAATACATCACCCCACCTAGCTGGGCAATTACCAAAATTGAGACATGGATGGACAAGTGGATTAGTTTAATCCCCTCTTTCGTTGTGTACTACAGAGAAAATAACGCCAGCCGGAACCATGGGTATATTTCAATCTACCAAGATGACCAATTGCCACTCTACAACGACAATTTCCAAGGCCAAGGTAGGGTTGTGGGTCCCTAG
- the HUT1 gene encoding UDP-galactose transporter HUT1 (similar to Ashbya gossypii AFL154C) — MIKNKLKLVIAICGIYATFLSWGLVQEPLNTRVWPNSGSKFTGPCFIAICQGLMATLVGFIYLSSKKTDYGGLEFMEIKFKDIAVISLYQTLSAPVASYSLYYVDYLAYILAKSCKLIPIMLVHLLVYRSKIPKEKLVVGVLVSLGVTLFTFGTDGNGGYKPATGSSLYGFLILCLSLFLDGLTNASQDAMLKGPSQKKITGAHLMFALNLLIVVWNIGYLLVCDPNQWHSSIKQLTLDPQIWSYLLTYSICGAIGQCFIFFTLENYSSIVLTTVTVTRKMVSMLLSIFIYGHRVTLPQWMGIIIVFGGITWEAFLKSGKDVKRSNTKEKQT, encoded by the coding sequence ATGATTAAGAATAAACTCAAACTGGTCATAGCGATATGTGGGATTTATGCTACATTTTTGTCATGGGGTTTGGTGCAAGAACCATTGAACACCAGAGTTTGGCCCAATTCTGGATCTAAGTTCACTGGACCATGTTTCATTGCAATATGCCAAGGTTTGATGGCCACGCTTGTTGGATTTATATATCTATCCTCTAAGAAGACGGATTATGGTGGTTTGGAGTTTATGGAAATAAAATTCAAGGATATTGCTGTTATTTCGTTATACCAAACTCTTTCCGCACCAGTTGCAAGTTATTCTCTTTACTATGTAGACTACTTGGCATATATACTAGCCAAAAGTTGCAAGTTAATTCCAATAATGCTAGTTCATCTTTTGGTCTATCGCAGTAAAATCCCCAAAGAGAAGTTAGTAGTGGGCGTGTTGGTCAGTTTGGGTGTTACACTATTTACATTTGGAACAGATGGAAACGGCGGCTACAAACCTGCAACGGGTTCGTCTTTGTATGGGTTTTTAATTCTCTGCCTGAGCTTGTTCCTCGATGGTTTGACGAACGCTAGTCAGGATGCTATGTTGAAAGGACCCAgtcaaaagaagattacTGGTGCCCATTTGATGTTTGCCCTCAACTTACTGATTGTCGTATGGAATATCGGTTACCTGCTAGTTTGCGATCCCAATCAATGGCATTCGTCGATCAAACAACTGACCTTGGATCCTCAGATATGGAGTTACTTACTGACTTACTCGATATGTGGTGCCATTGGACAAtgcttcattttcttcacCTTAGAGAATTACAGCTCGATTGTCCTAACAACGGTTACAGTCACTCGCAAGATGGTTTCAATGCTGTTGAGCATTTTCATATACGGCCATAGGGTCACTTTGCCACAATGGATGGGTATTATAATTGTCTTTGGTGGAATTACTTGGGAGGCATTCTTAAAGTCTGGCAAAGATGTCAAGCGCTCAAAtacaaaagagaagcaaACCTAG
- the SRP68 gene encoding signal recognition particle subunit SRP68 (similar to Ashbya gossypii AFL153W), whose protein sequence is MTYSPLGATFGLRSEKFLESFRDYHRYHNKLNLKLQKLNRRLQLTTKDTKKYSAKEKYSKISKEDYNGNRLFGLLVLLHAERNLAFVESLKLQAKQRGKWKKSEKKLLTTRLKRVCQTTAKLLEITEDEDKWHVKVELLVYNKLAVAEYLLSGKHTEKKNSELIAGELSLAFLALEYLNSIKLVSDDVIDMITSNYEYSLRQNSQKLSSKDLRHFINSQPEANLDDPLVKLLIENGYKRKSVDPDEEDDKSSEISWRSYTAQIRDPRVVQLLREAHSVKLTDISSYSNKLIKWEKALEAQKQFIKQSHDEGDYQEGEDDQILLTYLKYSSFFTTIERDNILFQQLWKQWLLSTSSNRIVKFKKLERIVHNLSTYLQEVMELPGVYSDDELMAQLILVKTYYNIYLDSGCLATLYQSSGKYLEALALYVNSLKQLDNAMKSVDVLDLKLPGDILTDAKVQEVREFITTGCQNIVALAEYSKSVQKQSSRYDPSLIERINRNFQIDYSDISLENLFPLRPQIKPVNAKPALFDLAYNYLSFNRVPAAKNQTQPKSTDINKEAPKKKSIFGLFSR, encoded by the coding sequence ATGACCTACTCTCCTCTGGGGGCTACATTTGGATTGAGATCTGAGAAGTTTCTTGAGAGCTTCAGGGATTATCACAGGTACCATAACAAattaaatttgaaattgcaAAAGTTGAATCGTCGATTGCAGTTAACCACGAAAGATACCAAGAAATATTCTGCAAAAGAgaaatattccaaaataaGCAAAGAAGATTATAATGGTAATAGATTATTTGGGTTATTGGTTTTGTTACATGCAGAAAGGAATCTAGCCTTTGTTGAAAGCTTGAAGTTGCAAGCCAAGCAACGAGGTAAATGGAAGAAGTCGGAAAAGAAATTGCTAACCACTCGACTCAAGAGAGTTTGCCAGACTACTGCTAAGCTGTTGGAAATAactgaagatgaggataaATGGCATGTGAAGGTAGAGCTGTTGGTATATAATAAGCTAGCTGTTGCTGAATACTTGTTGAGTGGGAAACACACCGAGAAAAAGAATTCCGAACTAATAGCTGGAGAACTTTCGCTGGCATTCCTGGCattggaatatttgaattcaatTAAATTGGTTTCCGATGATGTTATCGACATGATTACCTCCAACTATGAATACTCATTGAGGCAGAATTCTCAGAAGCTTTCTTCTAAAGATTTGAGGCATTTTATAAATAGTCAGCCTGAGGCTAACTTGGACGATCCTTTAGTCAAGCTTCTGATTGAGAATGGTTACAAGAGAAAATCTGTTGATCCCGATGAAGAGGACGATAAAAGTTCCGAAATTTCGTGGAGATCTTATACAGCTCAGATACGTGATCCTAGAGTTGTCCAATTGCTTCGTGAGGCCCACTCCGTCAAATTAACAGATATATCAAGTTATAGTAACAAGTTGATAAAATGGGAAAAAGCTTTGGAAGCTCAGAAGCAATTCATCAAGCAGAGCCACGATGAAGGTGATTACCAGGAAGGCGAGGATGatcaaatattattgacTTACTTGAAATATAGTTCGTTCTTTACTACTATTGAACGtgataatatattgtttCAACAGCTATGGAAGCAGTGGCTTTTATCAACTAGTTCAAACAGGATAGTCaagttcaaaaaacttgaacGCATTGTCCATAACTTATCAACGTACCTGCAGGAAGTTATGGAATTGCCAGGTGTCTattcagatgatgaattgatgGCCCAGTTAATTCTGGTCAAAACCTACTACAATATCTACCTTGATAGTGGGTGCTTAGCCACATTGTACCAATCTAGTGGTAAGTATTTGGAAGCATTGGCACTGTACGTCAATTCTTTGAAGCAATTGGACAACGCCATGAAATCCGTTGATGTATTAGATTTAAAGTTGCCAGGGGATATTTTAACGGATGCTAAGGTACAAGAAGTACGCGAATTTATTACAACTGGTTGTCAAAATATTGTTGCATTAGCAGAATACAGTAAGTCAGtccaaaaacaaagttCTAGATATGATCCATCCCTGATTGAAAGGATTAATAGAAACTTTCAAATCGACTATAGTGATATTTCActtgaaaacttgtttCCATTACGGCCCCAAATCAAGCCAGTCAATGCAAAGCCAGCCTTATTCGATTTGGCTTATAACTATCTAAGTTTTAACAGAGTGCCTGCAGcaaaaaatcaaacccAACCAAAATCCACAGATATAAATAAGGAGGCTCCTAAGAAAAAGAGTATCTTTGGATTATTCAGTCGCTGA
- a CDS encoding uncharacterized protein (similar to Ashbya gossypii AFL152W) codes for MNLPFYKKSFRCWICLEDKDTRFNFSSWTHHECGCNLQVHNKCLVRWLFATNKKTWLEYGPNDYYNIQNINELKRRTCYVVDEHKDFQTDVDLAETVQTIPAVGQTWASFICLAEIAVNMIFRISDDRLNENNLWRGIPIESVDCPQCKRSIKKGQINWNSGSLMLRAFKFYKTVSKYSSVAFLFWFLYNNPLKQAFKVGLYSLRYIFPESILQKLLNTSTTKALDVYTDSVDGIDCIPSGTRFTILGFPLYLFSQVCLNTPVGYFQQLYPWVIASSCGTSMVIINFFRAEMVSIYLYSKLSLVLSRILRTKFLYLEPYFRNHKSPDDLDEKFTEELIKTTWADYISDTALVLLLARQFSRHVLKRMQFITKLVLIFDSNATPDECLCIQNLLALGILSYARDFLRFYLACLRSRELMELQSIVEDEGLS; via the coding sequence ATGAATCTGCcattttataaaaagaGTTTTAGATGTTGGATATGTTTGGAAGACAAAGATACTCGGTTTAACTTTTCCTCTTGGACGCATCATGAATGTGGATGCAATTTACAGGTACACAACAAATGTTTGGTAAGGTGGTTGTTTGCAACAAACAAGAAGACATGGTTAGAATATGGTCCAAATGACTACTACAATATTCAAAACATTAATGAGTTAAAGAGACGAACGTGCTATGTGGTTGATGAACACAAAGACTTTCAAACTGATGTTGATTTGGCGGAAACTGTGCAAACCATACCTGCTGTAGGACAAACGTGGGCTTCATTCATCTGTTTGGCAGAGATTGCTGTAAATATGATATTCCGAATATCTGATGATAGGTTAAATGAAAACAACCTTTGGCGAGGTATCCCTATTGAAAGTGTGGACTGTCCCCAATGTAAGAGAAGCATCAAAAAGGGACAAATCAACTGGAATAGCGGATCTTTGATGCTACGTGCCTTTAAGTTTTACAAGACGGTTTCTAAATATTCCTCTGTCGCTTTTCTCTTTTGGTTTCTCTATAATAACCCACTGAAACAGGCATTTAAAGTTGGATTGTATTCTCtaagatatatatttcctGAGAGTATTTTAcagaaattgttgaatacTTCAACTACCAAGGCATTAGATGTGTATACGGATTCTGTGGACGGGATAGATTGCATTCCTTCGGGAACTAGGTTCACCATCCTGGGTTTTCCATTGTATTTGTTCAGTCAGGTATGTTTGAATACACCAGTGGGGTATTTCCAACAGTTGTATCCATGGGTCATAGCTTCATCCTGCGGTACCTCCATGgttataataaatttcTTCAGAGCTGAAATGGTTAGCATATACCTCTATTCCAAATTATCTTTAGTGTTATCGAGAATATTAAGGACCAAATTTTTGTATCTTGAGCCATATTTTAGAAATCACAAATCACCAGATGATCTGGATGAAAAGTTCACAGAAGAACTTATTAAAACCACCTGGGCAGATTATATTTCTGATACAGCGTTAGTCCTATTGTTGGCCAGACAGTTCAGCCGACACGTTCTTAAGAGAATGCAATTTATTACAAAGCTGGTCTTGATATTCGACAGTAACGCTACTCCAGATGAATGCTTATGCATTCAAAACCTTTTAGCTTTGGGTATTCTGAGCTATGCACGCGATTTTCTGAGATTTTATCTAGCTTGTCTAAGATCTAGGGAGTTAATGGAACTTCAAAGCATTGTGGAAGATGAGGGATTATCGTGA
- a CDS encoding uncharacterized protein (similar to Ashbya gossypii AFL151W), whose product MDNQVTRFQNTFYFYKPNFISCKDLLLLNRTDVKGESHEDSSAIDGVAQTGVYRSPITIARCFVDSINEYFQRLQENKPRTVLLFQFLRAGAIIARELLCSETVVGSSYNKRCPLSTKCQLSAMCSRLLFWSGIPLYLASSVLKDPIGNTHQLFFTFELLCGKHVKTFGHLTPLVVLLVPILYRYYLRPLVMRSGSPQGISTLTAIESASNDTIIWPLVGKYFNEYILMRIPYYKHLIEACTSDPDEGIWFGNILGCLMLVFAKDIGLWLIKRKYKF is encoded by the coding sequence ATGGATAACCAGGTTACTAGATTCCAAAATACGTTTTATTTCTACAAACCTAACTTTATATCATGCAAAGATCTATTACTGTTAAACCGCACAGATGTGAAGGGTGAATCACATGAAGACTCCTCGGCAATCGATGGTGTCGCACAAACAGGTGTATATCGCAGTCCTATCACTATCGCAAGATGCTTTGTTGATTCCATAAATGAGTACTTTCAGCGGCTACAGGAAAATAAACCACGAACCGTTCTTCTGTTTCAGTTTCTCAGAGCTGGTGCTATCATTGCTCGAGAATTATTGTGCTCCGAAACAGTTGTAGGTTCGTCATATAACAAAAGATGCCCGCTCTCTACGAAATGCCAGCTGTCTGCAATGTGCAGTCGTCTGCTATTTTGGTCAGGGATCCCATTGTATTTGGCAAGTTCAGTTCTAAAAGACCCAATTGGAAATACCCATCAACTATTTTTTACATTTGAATTACTTTGTGGCAAACATGTGAAGACGTTTGGACATTTAACACCTTTAGTGGTGTTGCTTGTTCCGATATTGTATAGATACTACTTGAGACCTCTAGTTATGCGGAGTGGAAGTCCCCAAGGTATTTCCACTTTAACTGCTATAGAATCTGCTAGTAACGATACAATAATTTGGCCACTTGTCGGAAAATACTTCAATGAgtatattttgatgaggataCCTTATTACAAACATTTGATCGAAGCATGTACAAGTGATCCAGATGAGGGAATATGGTTTGGAAATATACTAGGGTGTCTTATGTTGGTCTTCGCCAAAGATATTGGGCTTTGGTTAATCAAAAGGAAGTATAAATTTTGA